tgaataaattattttctaaaaaaatataaaaaatgtgaTATTTAACATAAGATATAGTTCTATGGTTGTTTTGTGTTCTTAAGGAATTCTTGAAAAAAGGAGTTGACGTAAATTGTCATCACCCTTATGGTTGGACTGCACTTCATGCTGCAGCTATTAATGGACGTTCACAAGCGGTCAAGTTTTTGCTTGACAACGGAGCTGATCCCAATCTTCCTGACAACTTCTCAAATATATTTCAGGTTAGTTGTTAATGGTGAACTGAGGAATATTAGTGATAAAAGCAATGACACAGTAGGAGATTATTTAGGAGAGATTGACACAGACAGAGATTGATGACACAGTAGGAGAATGGTAGAGTTGATGAAAAGGCATATTTTAGTAAGGTGAATGATACAAGTAAAGGCAGATTTTGTGAGTGGAGAATGAGTAAAATGTGTAACATTAAGTGTGTGGTTACTACATTGTTAGTAAAAGATTGAATATTGTCCATCTTtctgtatattttatataaaccTTTGGAGAGCATTAAATGTATTCAGTAGTAGCTTTAATTATCGAGATGAAATATTATATTCATTTTAATTATACTATTTCACTTCAGGTTGCTCGTGAAAACAGAACTTCGCCCACCAGCGTGGAAGTAATACGAGAGGGAGAGTTTAGCACACTTTTGAATCATAATCAGATGTTTCGTGGATGTACTGCTCTACACTATGCTGTCCTGGCTCACGACCAGGAGAGTGTCCAGATCTTGCTTGATGCTGGAGCTAACCCAATGTTGGTGAATGAATATCGCTTTAAACCGGAAGACTATGCGAGGGACATTGGTATGAGAACAATGATGCAGAAGCATTCTGAAAAATATCTTGCTAAACAAAAACAGAAAgaaatggaagacagaagaaaatttCCTCTCGAGTTGAGAATTAAACAGCGTATAATTGGCCAAGAGGGAGCAATCGCCACAGTTTGTGGTGCAATCAGACGTAAAGAAAATGGCTGGTATGATGAAGAACATCCTCTGGTTTTTCTTTTCTTGGGCTCATCTGGTATTGGTAAAACAGAACTCGCAAAACAGGTTGCTGAATATCTCCACAAAGGAAAGAAATCGTCATTTATCAGAATTGATATGTCAGAGTACCAGCAGAAACATGAAGTGGCTAAGTTTATTGGATCACCCCCAGGCTACATTGGACATGATGATGGTGgacaattaactaaaaagttaaaAGCCTATCCTAATGCAGTTGTACTGTTTGACGAAGTTGAGAAGGCACATCCTGATGTGTTGACGATATTGTTGCAGCTGTTCGATGAAGGCAGGCTAACAGACGGCAAGGGAAAAACTATTGAGTGTAAGGTAACATAAGCATTATTTCTGCTAGTTCACCTACTGCATTTCACTATTACATTATTCTATGTCACCAGCATTTACTATTTCATCACTTTCCCTTCCACTACTCACTTGCTGCCCActactccacctcaccaacacttgCTGCCCACTACTTGCCCCTCCTTGTAATACAATACTTCTGCTGTAAAGTATGGTTAATTGAGATAATATTTTAAGTTTATCTCCATATTTCTGTAATTTTTGCTCATTCATAAATTTATCATCATTTACCCTTTACAAACCTTTCTTAATAAACCTGAATGTATGTATAAGTATTTACTACTCTAATATAATAATCTTTCATTTTGGAATCAGGAgaattatacatataattttaaatACAGTATAGTTTGTATATATCCTTACAATGTGCATAAAAGAAATCTGTTTTTATGTTCATCAGGTTCTTGAGATGTCAAGATGTAGTTGCAATTTCTTCGTAAAGATTTGGTATTCATAAGCAATAAGTAAATTCTCATCTTTTTCTTACACTCTCAGCACTGTCATAGTGTGCTTTCTAAGTCTTATTTCTTTGAGCCCTTTTCATAATAATAAATTTTAAGCCCTATACAgtaatacatttttttttatttagttaaaataaattgttatttaggtaaagtacatatatacatatatatattgagttacaagcagaatgttggatttctagatagagctagtatatactatgcctaaagccactaatacgcacagtatTTTGGGCGAGATTTTGGGAAAAAATGAAACactaagacttaagactaattgagattaaaagcATGAATTGAACTGAAGCAGCAGAAAGAATGACAATAAGTAGCACTGTCAGCCAAAAtataggctatcttgaggttatcttgaaatgatttcggggcttttagtgtccccgtggcccggtcctcaaccaggcctccacccccaggaagcagcccgtgagaaTTAGCTAGAGAAGCAGCTAGAGAATTACATATATGGAAAGGTTGCGCTATACTGCACAGTAATTATTTTATTTTGCAGCAATGTATTTGCCCTTTCATTTTTTAATACATGACTAAGAGAACCTTTCTGGAAATGCTGCAACAGTGGCTCTTTGTTGCTAGCCACTCTGGATAGCTCTCTACACCTGTCAAATCACACCAGGCCTTTGTTAGTCATTAAGAGCCTGTGGAGGCACCTGGTCTTCCCCACAGACGCACAAGGAGCAAGGGATGCTAGATCACTCCTAACTGAGGAAAAAGTCACCAGAAAGGTAGAGCAAGACAAAACAGACAACAGCAAGGCAAAAGTAAACAAAACAGAAAATGTGACCCCCAGCAGTTAGGTAGTTGCACCACTAGTTCTACTTCACCACGACCACCAGGTGGCATCACCGGGAGTTGGTGGTTCAGGAGGTGAATCCCCACTAGTGACGAGCCAAATTATGGTGAACtgaagctcctgaagaaaaaggaGAGTCTAGGGAAGCACTGTAGacccaccagaaagaggcatttctttgtattcaatgctgggtttctggGCGGGCTCCAAAGGTGGCTTCCTGTTGCCTGAGGCTGGGTTTTGCTTTTCCAGACTTCCAGGTCTTTCCTAGTTTATGTCTTGTCTCTTCATTCTGTTGAGACTCCAgactcactccctccctgcccCATAAGTCTGGGGTTGCTGAAGACAGTTTCATGGCTGCTCTTTGTCCCTCTTCAGAGTACACTTCCTGTACCTGAGGGTTTGTTGCTCTGTTTGGAGCAACAAACTTTGAAGTTttgaaaagaaaaacaaaaaacttTGGAGTTTTTTTTTATCCCCATCCTGTTGTGAACAGGGCATCTCTTTCTCTTGCTTTGCAGGAAACCAAAATGTGATCCTGGCTCCCAGTAGGAGATGGATGTGTCTTGGAAACCTGGTGTGTTTGCCTAAGACTTGATGGTATGAGAGATAAGCTCAGGAAGCCACTGTATGCCTACCATAAAAGGGCATTTCATTTACACTTAGTGCTTGAATTTTATTTACCGGTAACTTAAAATACTTAATTtaaaatttgtatatatatataaatttgttctgtttttttaggcaaaatatgaagaTTTCTGCAAATTATTAAGTTGCTTTTTAAGGGCTTTGAAATAACTGCATAGAGAAAGATTTAATTAAACAGTTGATGAACAGGTGTTTTGATTAATGATGTTTATAATACAGTGTTAGAAAAATTATGTACAATACTTTATATATTTGCAGGATGCAATATTTATCATGACGTCCAACTTGGGAAGTGATGAGATTGCCGAGTACGGGATGCAGCTAAGAGCAGAGGCAGAGAAAATCACCAAACAACGATATGAAGGCCAACCAGAGGATATAGAAATCACTGAGACCATCACCATATCACGCAGGTGGGCAGTTAATTTAAATGTAGCTCGACTTTGTTAAATCTGTTAACGTAAGTTATGATAAAGCACTACGTGCCATGCAAAATACTTATGCTCACGTTTTAGTTATGTATTAGCAGTATGTATCGCCAACCTACCTACTCGCATCCAGTTCACCTCATGTAGGAGACCGGCTCATGCCTGTAGTGCGAGTATTATGTAGTACAATGTTTGTAAAATTTCCGTATGATGCAGCAATCATTTGTGAACATCTAGTGTACATTATGCAGAAATAATAGATGATTCTGAATAGTTGGAGAAATGTGAACTGTTTATTAATACCGTAAGGCTGATTGGTTTGCTGCTTAACACATAAAATTATGTTTAGATTTCTTAGTACAGAACAGAAGGTAAGTGACATTTCTGGGTCCTATAAATTAATAGTAATCAATAATTTAGTTTTTTTAAGAGGTAGTGAAATTAATTTGTTGAATAATGTTCTCATTTGAAGTTTATTTCATTTTTTGCTCATCATTACTTTATTTGTTCTCAGGTTTAAAGAGAAGATCATTCGTCCCATCCTGAAAAACCACTTTCAGAGAGATGAATTTCTTGGGAGAATTAATGAGATAGTATATTTCGTTCCATTTTCAAGATCAGAATTATTAAAACTAGTTAGAACGGAGCTTGAAAAGTGGTCAAAGCAGGTAaggttatgcaggcgatgagtcacaataacatggctaaagtaagttgaccagaccacacactagaaggtgaagggacgacgacgtttcggtccgccctggaccagtctcaatcgacttgagaatggtccaggacggatcgaaacgtcgtcgtcccttcaccttctagtgtgtggtctggtcaggtaaggttattatttaattatgAATTAAAAAATGGATTATTTCTTTTTTAAATTAACAATTAAAAAATGTATATCTTCTGTCATATCAAACTGTTCATTGTGTCGCTTTCTCTAAGAGCTCCTGTTTCTTGAGGGGCTATAGAAAATTGAATGTCATAATTTTCTTATTTCACTAATTGAACAAATTTTATGTAGCCACATGCTTTTTGGTGCTTACATTTTTTTTAGCCTTATAACATGTGTTTAATTAAAGTTGAGAGATATGATTCAGGGAAGGAAAGTTCTTAATGCAATGAAATAAACATGATAGGTGGAGATGCAGCCACAGGGCATGAAggctgtgtgatggtggtggtggtgcctcctaCCCTCATGTAAGATGATGGTGTGGCACGAACTTGAACAGTCAAGAATTAGAACAGTAGAAATGGAGATGCTGGAGTGTAAAAAGACTAATAAGAGTGAATTGAGATGATTTAGGCACCTCAAGTACCTGAAGGCATATTCAGTGGAGTGACGATAGTAGACTGGTGAAGAGAACGTTTTCAAGTGTGATGTGATATAATGATAATGTAATGTATAATATTGGTTGATTTGTGTTCATGCCGTAGGCACACGAGAAACACAACATAGAGCTGAAGTGGGACCCCATGGTGTTGGATGTGTTGGCTGATGGGTACAATGTTTATTATGGAGCCCGATCCATTAAACACGAGGTAAGGCTTAAGGTTTTTCataattcattttttttaataatgtcATTTGATGTTACTAAAATATCGTTTATTTTAGTAATATTAAATTTATTACTGTATATTACCACTTGATTTCTTCCTTGGGCAAGACCTTCCTGGTTTCCTGTCGAGCATGATGAATAGTCAGGTTAGGTCAACATTCTCCATCAGTGCAGCACCCATTGTATTAAATGTCCCTTACTTGTACAAGGTAAACACTGGAGAACACTCAGTCCTGTTCAGGAAGATCTGTAGAATACTCATTCATACCAACTAAGAGCTGTGCAATCATTACTTGTTCCCTCCCTGCAAACACACCATAACTCTCTCTAttttccacttgttacaacttgcaatAATGTTGTTACATCTATGTAATATATACATCTAATAATAGTACATCTTGCagcctccgtggtgtagtggtaagacactcgcctggcgttccgcgagcgctatgtcatgggttcgtatcctggccggggaggatttactgggcgcaaattcttaactgtagcctctgtttaacgcaacagtaaaatgtgtacttggatgaaaaaacgattcttcgcggcaggggatcgtattccagggaccataggattaaggacttgcccgaaacgctacgcgtactagtggctctacaagaatgtaacaactcttgtatatatctcaaaaaaaaaaaaaaaaaaaaaatgtttttatgacatattagaacattgctacaacttgctatattgattgttgcaacttgttaggtgttgaaacttgttcgaacgttgtagcaacgtcgtagttttgttgtgtgtttggcgggttggcaTTACAAGAACTGCTAAACAGTGCTGTCTCTACCGGCTAGGTAGCTAACATGGCTGCTAACCTAGACTGCCACCAAGTGGCAGCATCAACACGTGAGCATGATTCCCTGACAAGGACTAGCTCACCGTTCTTGACTGGTCTCACATGCAGCCGAGTCTGTCAGAGATCAAAATACCTCATTTCACCCTTAGTGTGTCTCCAAttcttaaaatatttaaataacacTTAATTTTATGAGTTTTTTCTTTCCAAATGAGTTAAAAATAGGGAATacatattatatttttattatttatgaaTTATTGTTATATTTTTTCCAGAAAGCACGttgattaattaaacaatattatctgtttcccccccccccacataggtTGAACGGCGCCTTGTGAACCAGCTGGCTATGGCTTATGAAAGTGGACTCATTACTGCTGGATGCACTGTCTACATATATACAGATATTCCAACATCGGATGCTGAGAAGGCTAAGTTGCAAGACACACCATCCGCAATCAAGATTCGTGTGAAAACGAAGGGGACTGATAGCTTCACTGACGTAGACCCAAGTGAACACCTCAAGTTGCATGACAAGAAGTAAAGACTGCAGTAATCAATGACAATAGTGcatgtactgtatttataaaGGATAAACCCGTGATAAAACTGTTGATAATAAATCATGCGAGCGTATAATTATTACAGGATACCAATTGTTGCAACACATTGTCTTGAGAGTTTCATTATATAAATTGTTTTATGATAAATTGCAGTTGTTTAAAAATTTGATTGATATAAATTTATTTGTTGGCGTACCAAAAATTA
The nucleotide sequence above comes from Procambarus clarkii isolate CNS0578487 chromosome 71, FALCON_Pclarkii_2.0, whole genome shotgun sequence. Encoded proteins:
- the LOC123745642 gene encoding mitochondrial disaggregase translates to MFTSAAAAGRLLGGCVTGHLFHVSGRTRGIYVFLKNTMMLKVMLEPFARFMSFQCRYPGRLMSLNRSRLPWRVRETCDARTIFSFLKCNSSTLMPSRMITCTLRTCCLGSQHYIDFLKVPREINLRTSKWKRRGTSGPGPVCLALMVAACWDMNREQKINEREFILAAMVGNTERMKEFLKKGVDVNCHHPYGWTALHAAAINGRSQAVKFLLDNGADPNLPDNFSNIFQVARENRTSPTSVEVIREGEFSTLLNHNQMFRGCTALHYAVLAHDQESVQILLDAGANPMLVNEYRFKPEDYARDIGMRTMMQKHSEKYLAKQKQKEMEDRRKFPLELRIKQRIIGQEGAIATVCGAIRRKENGWYDEEHPLVFLFLGSSGIGKTELAKQVAEYLHKGKKSSFIRIDMSEYQQKHEVAKFIGSPPGYIGHDDGGQLTKKLKAYPNAVVLFDEVEKAHPDVLTILLQLFDEGRLTDGKGKTIECKDAIFIMTSNLGSDEIAEYGMQLRAEAEKITKQRYEGQPEDIEITETITISRRFKEKIIRPILKNHFQRDEFLGRINEIVYFVPFSRSELLKLVRTELEKWSKQAHEKHNIELKWDPMVLDVLADGYNVYYGARSIKHEVERRLVNQLAMAYESGLITAGCTVYIYTDIPTSDAEKAKLQDTPSAIKIRVKTKGTDSFTDVDPSEHLKLHDKK